A single Tamandua tetradactyla isolate mTamTet1 chromosome X, mTamTet1.pri, whole genome shotgun sequence DNA region contains:
- the LOC143671553 gene encoding small nuclear ribonucleoprotein G gives MSKAHPPELKKFMDKKLSLKLNGGRHVQGILRGFDPFMNLVIDECVEMATSGQQNNIGMVVIRGNSIIMLEALERV, from the coding sequence ATGAGCAAAGCTCATCCGCCAGAGTTGAAAAAATTTATGGACAAGAAGTTATCGTTGAAGTTAAATGGTGGCAGACATGTCCAAGGGATATTGCGAGGATTTGATCCCTTTATGAATCTTGTGATTGATGAATGTGTGGAGATGGCAACTAGTGGACAACAGAACAATATTGGAATGGTGGTAATACGAGGAAATAGTATCATCATGTTAGAAGCCTTGGAACGAGTATAG